In Dioscorea cayenensis subsp. rotundata cultivar TDr96_F1 chromosome 11, TDr96_F1_v2_PseudoChromosome.rev07_lg8_w22 25.fasta, whole genome shotgun sequence, a single genomic region encodes these proteins:
- the LOC120271649 gene encoding uncharacterized protein LOC120271649 has product MLDTFKSQGGGVRLKGSDEKVQGGRGKLGHGGWGIPSSVVGRGNLDIFKLCDDFYSGNANLERINWANIALIPKCQSPDDPSHYRPISLINSTLKIVSKVLANRLSRKIGGLVDLTLTQSAFIKGRCIIDNISTAHELLFYMQKLRLQGLILKVDFFKAFDTVDWNFLFALLRARGFSEKWTGWIQTILLSSKASFLINGTQCRYVRYRRGLRQGDPLSPLLFVLVMDVLSTMFNNALSTGILHGIALVMTTGGAEDLRIIKLILYLFEGLSGLKVNLSKTCLYSSQRNCDPPSIYASTMHCTTSTLPLIYLGVPISGGRPRRQDWDTLINKIRNRLATWKSKLLSLGGRLTTLNLVLSAIPTYWMSIFRLPCWVVSSIDRIRREFLWAGPDEHRTKMRLVGWSRLCISREQGGWGILNLSTFNNALLGKWWWKIINDRQWCGEVVIRANYFRNFPSWNLFHKHCPRRSFFWNGILQILPAFRINLTPIIRNGASTLFCLDKWVEGRAPADIWPNLFQLALLKECTIKDLAGRQLPIPLEDFASACELMDRISMNHVTGGDEKRWKLTANGTFTVKSFYNFLNDGGLRCGWTSTILKGHCPKKINLFNWLARDNKILTLENLAKRRCNLFHSITCVLCHANVESADHLLIQCPVTSHVWNFFCQLLDLWCAPRSLCDLWGKWRKNIKKPLIYLWDLLARAITWNIWIERNTRIFNSICCPSIAIIVKIEHMLLLWLSAAPDSKKARLEEPLAKVKRSLEFLSSSDPTPSVPPESPPNNRAV; this is encoded by the exons TTGGACATTTTCAAACTTTGTGACGATTTCTACTCGGGAAATGCCAATCTGGAAAGAATTAATTGGGCAAACATTGCTTTAATTCCGAAATGCCAATCTCCAGATGATCCTTCCCATTATCGGCCAATCAGCCTCATTAATTCGACCCTGAAAATTGTGTCCAAAGTGTTGGCAAATAGACTCAGTCGAAAGATTGGGGGGCTAGTTGACTTGACGCTGACGCAGTCTGCTTTCATTAAGGGTCGTTGTATAATTGATAACATATCCACAGCCCATGAATTGCTCTTCTATATGCAAAAACTTCGTCTCCAGGGTTTGATTCTAAAAGTGGATTTCTTCAAAGCTTTTGACACTGTGGATTGGAACTTTCTCTTTGCTTTGCTCCGCGCTCGAGGTTTTAGCGAAAAATGGACTGGATGGATCCAGACTATCCTCTTGAGTTCCAAAGCTTCTTTCCTCATTAATGGTACCCAATGTAGATATGTTCGATACCGTAGGGGCCTTCGGCAAGGAGATCCTCTTTCTCCACTATTGTTTGTTCTGGTTATGGATGTGCTTAGCACCATGTTCAATAATGCCCTAAGCACTGGGATCCTTCACGGGATTGCACTAG TTATGACTACTGGGGGAGCAGAGGACCTCCGTATTATTAAGCTGATTCTATACTTATTCGAGGGTCTATCTGGTCTAAAGGTAAATCTTAGCAAAACTTGCTTATACTCTTCCCAGAGAAACTGTGACCCCCCGTCTATTTATGCAAGCACTATGCACTGTACTACTAGTACCTTGCCGTTGATCTATTTGGGAGTCCCGATTTCTGGGGGGCGACCAAGAAGACAGGATTGGGATACCCTGATCAATAAAATTCGCAATAGGCTGGCAACGTGGAAGTCCAAATTGCTTTCACTTGGGGGGCGACTTACTACCCTTAACTTGGTGCTCTCGGCTATCCCAACTTACTGGATGTCTATTTTTAGGTTACCCTGTTGGGTAGTCAGCTCGATTGATCGAATTCGAAGGGAGTTCCTATGGGCAGGCCCAGATGAGCATCGAACTAAAATGAGGCTTGTTGGTTGGTCGAGACTCTGTATATCTAGAGAGCAGGGCGGTTGGGGTATCCTGAACCTTTCCACCTTTAACAATGCCCTGTTaggtaaatggtggtggaaaatcatCAATGATCGGCAGTGGTGTGGAGAAGTTGTCATCAGAGCAAACTATTTTAGGAATTTCCCTTCTTGGAACCTTTTCCACAAGCATTGTCCTAGGAGATCTTTTTTCTGGAATGGCATTCTTCAGATTTTACCGGCCTTCCGTATTAACCTGACTCCTATCATACGGAATGGTGCCTCTACACTATTCTGTCTTGATAAATGGGTTGAGGGGCGCGCACCTGCGGACATCTGGCCAAATCTTTTTCAGTTGGCACTACTCAAGGAATGTACCATCAAGGATCTAGCTGGAAGGCAGCTTCCAATTCCGTTGGAGGATTTTGCATCTGCTTGTGAACTGATGGATCGGATCAGCATGAATCATGTCACGGGAGGCGATGAAAAACGTTGGAAACTAACGGCTAATGGGACATTCACTGTTAAATCATTCTACAACTTTCTGAATGATGGAGGTTTACGTTGTGGATGGACATCGACTATCCTGAAGGGTCATTGCCCTAAGAAAATCAATCTGTTTAACTGGCTGGCGCGTGATAACAAAATCTTAACATTAGAAAATCTTGCGAAGCGAAGATGCAACCTCTTTCACTCGATCACATGTGTGTTATGCCACGCTAACGTTGAATCGGCCGATCACCTCCTTATCCAATGTCCAGTGACTTCTCATGTTTGGAATTTCTTTTGCCAATTACTAGACCTTTGGTGTGCCCCTAGGTCGCTCTGCGATCTTTGGGGCAAGTGGAGGAAAAACATCAAAAAGCCACTCATTTATCTCTGGGATTTGCTTGCGCGTGCAATCACTTGGAATATTTGGATTGAAAGAAACACTCGCATTTTCAATTCCATTTGTTGTCCATCTATTGCCATTATTGTTAAAATCGAGCATATGCTTCTCCTTTGGTTATCTGCAGCTCCTGACTCGaagaaagctagattggaggAGCCTTTGGCGAAGGTTAAGCGAAGCCTTGAGTTTCTCTCCTCTTCGGACCCGACTCCGAGCGTCCCCCCTGAGAGTCCCCCAAACAATAGAGCGGTGTAG